A DNA window from Lujinxingia litoralis contains the following coding sequences:
- a CDS encoding sulfatase, producing the protein MRAIVEGVRAGVIGGVVLALWSAAVVWGSVDGAGLKYALVAYGLLGLWQVLYGAGLGAVVAIAAGVCRRMGVWPVSEGVKRPDVDRRVAAGLLTAPMVLAGVGGGVMGAHLMVTSKMVRVSFQALGLGLVATGVLAGLLLVWPLLYGAVLWMLERAGAKVVWSRLVTGGYAVGAVAALVLGYRWAVGLSVWDVTTLRMGVMAVALVPVVMAVTAKVQSERRGWVYGVPLVGAMLAVVFGGLAPGWSVSDAAMRQATLRDGPLVSVIAPRLVSVGDGGGDAFAFDDCEEGEDCDVEQEAVAVTSPEHPARRAVQLAVAAGDKAQNDRFESIPKPPKNLVFILVDTLRQVHMGYAGYERPTTPRIDELAEDATVFMDAYASSPHTPRSVPPLLFSNYASEMKWRGAQYNYPKVRPENLGLFEVLEEGGWRNLGFSSHFYFEEKRNVHQGFERWDNEGALTIAESNDDIAAPRTWAKLEPVIEQLGEAHREQGEEAKPFALFVHFFEPHARWIGHDEYDFGRGETTRERHINNYDSEIAFTDAYVGRVIDKLKEEGLYDEVVFVITSDHGEAFNEHGHYFHGQTLYNPVINVPLLVRVPGWFGRQVEGPVSIIDVAPTVVDLFGLTIPTEFGGRSLTEVMLGRGEVPERPVFSELLPYTNWKEHHRAVIYGEEKLIVNFTLGLEEYFDLSVDPGEQTNLAGERPERVKVLREMIEARMAR; encoded by the coding sequence ATGCGAGCGATCGTTGAAGGTGTACGTGCAGGGGTGATTGGTGGGGTTGTGCTGGCGCTATGGAGCGCCGCGGTGGTCTGGGGCAGTGTCGACGGTGCGGGGCTGAAGTACGCGCTGGTTGCGTACGGGCTTCTGGGGCTGTGGCAGGTGCTCTACGGCGCGGGTCTGGGGGCAGTGGTGGCGATTGCCGCCGGGGTGTGTCGGCGGATGGGCGTGTGGCCTGTGTCGGAAGGCGTGAAACGTCCGGATGTGGATCGTCGCGTGGCCGCCGGGTTGCTCACGGCGCCGATGGTGCTGGCAGGGGTTGGCGGCGGAGTGATGGGGGCGCACCTGATGGTGACGTCCAAGATGGTGCGGGTGAGTTTTCAGGCTCTGGGTCTGGGGCTTGTCGCTACGGGAGTGCTGGCCGGGCTGCTGCTGGTCTGGCCGCTGCTGTATGGGGCGGTGCTGTGGATGCTGGAGCGCGCCGGAGCGAAGGTGGTATGGAGCCGGCTTGTGACGGGGGGGTATGCGGTGGGGGCGGTTGCCGCGTTGGTGCTGGGGTACCGTTGGGCGGTGGGGCTGAGCGTGTGGGATGTGACCACGTTGCGTATGGGGGTGATGGCGGTGGCACTGGTGCCGGTGGTGATGGCTGTGACGGCGAAGGTGCAGTCGGAGCGCCGGGGGTGGGTCTACGGTGTGCCTCTGGTAGGGGCGATGCTGGCGGTCGTGTTCGGTGGCCTGGCACCGGGGTGGTCGGTGTCGGATGCGGCGATGCGTCAGGCGACGTTGCGTGATGGGCCGCTGGTGTCGGTGATTGCGCCGCGCCTGGTGAGTGTGGGCGATGGCGGGGGAGATGCGTTTGCGTTTGATGATTGTGAAGAGGGTGAAGACTGCGACGTGGAGCAGGAGGCGGTGGCGGTAACCTCACCGGAGCACCCGGCGCGTCGGGCGGTGCAGTTGGCAGTGGCCGCCGGTGATAAGGCGCAGAACGATCGCTTTGAGTCGATCCCCAAACCCCCGAAAAACCTGGTGTTTATTCTGGTGGATACGTTGCGTCAGGTTCATATGGGCTACGCCGGATATGAGAGGCCGACAACGCCGCGCATCGACGAGTTGGCCGAGGATGCCACCGTGTTTATGGATGCGTACGCCAGTTCGCCGCATACCCCGCGCTCGGTTCCGCCGCTGCTGTTTAGTAATTATGCCAGTGAGATGAAGTGGCGAGGGGCGCAGTATAATTACCCCAAGGTTCGGCCCGAGAATCTGGGGCTGTTTGAGGTGCTTGAGGAGGGGGGGTGGCGTAACCTGGGGTTCTCCAGCCATTTCTATTTTGAGGAGAAACGCAATGTGCACCAGGGCTTTGAGCGCTGGGACAACGAGGGCGCGCTGACGATTGCGGAGTCCAACGATGATATCGCCGCGCCGCGCACCTGGGCGAAGCTGGAGCCGGTGATCGAGCAGCTGGGAGAGGCGCATCGCGAGCAAGGCGAGGAGGCTAAGCCCTTTGCGCTATTCGTGCACTTTTTTGAGCCGCATGCGCGCTGGATCGGTCATGACGAGTATGATTTCGGGCGTGGGGAGACGACACGTGAGCGTCATATTAACAATTACGACTCGGAGATCGCGTTTACCGATGCCTACGTGGGACGTGTGATCGATAAGCTCAAGGAGGAAGGGCTTTATGATGAGGTGGTTTTTGTGATCACCAGCGATCACGGGGAGGCGTTTAATGAACACGGGCACTACTTCCACGGTCAGACACTGTACAACCCGGTGATCAATGTGCCGTTGCTGGTGCGCGTGCCCGGGTGGTTTGGACGTCAGGTGGAGGGGCCGGTCTCGATTATTGATGTGGCGCCGACCGTGGTGGACCTCTTTGGATTGACGATTCCCACGGAGTTTGGTGGTCGGAGTCTTACGGAAGTGATGCTGGGGCGTGGCGAGGTGCCCGAGCGGCCGGTTTTCTCGGAGTTGCTGCCCTATACCAACTGGAAGGAGCATCATCGCGCCGTGATTTATGGGGAGGAGAAGTTGATTGTGAACTTCACCCTGGGACTGGAAGAGTACTTCGATTTGAGTGTCGATCCTGGTGAGCAGACGAACCTCGCCGGGGAGCGTCCGGAGCGGGTGAAGGTGTTGCGCGAGATGATCGAGGCGCGCATGGCGCGCTGA
- a CDS encoding phosphatase domain-containing protein → MSELSIRHIYRWDLDKTYLRTEFDSLRDLIRTALQTPEEKVNVPGVVTLLKELTHQNDGSRAMVTFISGSPSQMRPKLERKFEIDGIRPDVFILKPTLQNILKGRFRAVRGQVGYKLENLLKVREGGPAAPETLFGDDAEQDAFIYSLYADLAGGKVERDGLFEILDRAQVYSATRASILERFARMRVDGNVGRIFIHLDRHSAPGRFWVYGPRVVPITNYFQAALVLYADESLAVEPVFRVAAGMMLEHGYGVGELANSFQDLIRRRHLDREAIDRLADEAHGSEVLEQLPVGFVERLLGRVRALAPRGRSGAGRAWEGPPDYLGVLEADRRLREKIAVEPGLFGRRQ, encoded by the coding sequence GTGTCCGAGTTGTCGATCCGTCATATTTATCGGTGGGATCTGGATAAAACGTACCTGCGTACCGAGTTCGACTCGTTGCGCGATTTGATCCGCACTGCGCTGCAGACACCGGAGGAGAAGGTCAATGTGCCGGGGGTGGTGACGTTGCTCAAAGAGCTGACCCATCAGAATGATGGCAGCCGGGCGATGGTGACGTTTATCAGCGGGAGCCCCTCGCAGATGCGTCCGAAGTTGGAGCGCAAGTTTGAGATCGACGGGATTCGTCCGGATGTCTTTATCCTCAAGCCGACGCTGCAGAACATTTTGAAAGGGCGTTTTCGGGCGGTGCGGGGGCAGGTGGGCTACAAACTGGAGAATTTGCTCAAGGTGCGAGAGGGGGGGCCGGCGGCGCCGGAGACGCTGTTTGGCGATGATGCCGAGCAGGACGCTTTTATTTATTCGCTGTATGCCGATCTGGCCGGGGGGAAAGTCGAGCGGGACGGGTTGTTTGAGATTCTGGATCGGGCACAGGTTTACAGCGCGACGCGGGCGTCGATTCTGGAGCGGTTTGCGCGGATGCGGGTGGATGGCAATGTCGGGCGAATTTTTATTCACCTGGATCGGCACAGCGCGCCGGGACGTTTCTGGGTGTACGGTCCCCGGGTAGTGCCGATCACGAATTATTTTCAGGCGGCGCTGGTGCTCTACGCCGATGAGAGTCTGGCGGTGGAGCCGGTGTTTCGAGTGGCCGCCGGCATGATGTTGGAGCACGGATATGGCGTGGGAGAGTTGGCCAATTCGTTTCAGGACTTGATCCGTAGGCGCCATCTGGATCGCGAGGCGATCGATCGGCTGGCCGATGAGGCCCATGGGAGTGAGGTTCTGGAGCAACTCCCGGTGGGGTTTGTGGAGCGATTGTTGGGACGGGTTCGGGCGCTGGCCCCACGGGGGCGCTCCGGTGCGGGGCGCGCGTGGGAAGGCCCTCCGGACTATCTGGGGGTGCTGGAGGCGGATCGGCGTTTGAGGGAGAAGATCGCTGTGGAGCCGGGGTTGTTCGGGCGTCGACAGTGA